The Conexivisphaerales archaeon genomic interval CGAAGCAGATCGACGAGGCAGCTAGGATTGACGGGATGGGAACATTCAGCATCATTTGGAGGATGGTCTTCCCCCTGTTGAAGCCTGGAATTATAGCTGTGGTGATACTTTCAGTGATAAACTGCTGGCATGAGTTTCTCTTCACACTGATACTTGGTCTGACTGTATTCAACGGTCAAGTACCTGTAGGTGCGAGGGGAGTGACCGTCTTCATCTCCAACTTCATTTCAGCAACAGGGATAAACTGGGCCACTATCAGTGCAGGTGCTGTTGCGATCAGCCTCCCGCTGATAATCCTTGCAATCATATTGCAGAAGTATTTTATTGGCGGTCTGACGTTGGGTTCGACGAAGGGCTAGCAAGTTGGCATCTGTAATGCTGAAGAACGTGACAAAATACTTTGGCAGAAACGCTGTGGTCAAGAGTGTAAACCTTGAAGTCAGGGATGGAGAGTTCATGTGCATTCTCGGGCCTTCTGGCTCTGGCAAAACCACTATTCTCAGAATGATAGCAGGGCTCGAAAAAGCCAGCTCGGGAGAGATATACGTAGGAGACGAGCTAATTAACGATGTTCCTCCCAAGGACAGGGATATTGCGATGGTCTTCCAGAACTATGCGCTTTACCCCCATATGTCGGTAAGGGATAACATATCCCTCCCCCTGAGGATAAGGGGGAAGTCGAAGCAGTTCATAGATGAAAAGATAAAGAATGTTTCTGAATACTTGCAGATAGTCAACCTGCTAGATAAGAAGCCCTCGCAGCTCAGCGGAGGGGAGCAGCAGAGGGTGGCGCTTGCAAGAGCTATAGTCAGGGACCCCAAGGTCTTCCTCTTCGATGAACCTCTATCCAACCTGGATGCAAAACTGAGGGTCACAGCAAGAGGGTTCCTTAAGAGGCTGCAGAAGGAGCTGGGCACAACCTCGATCTACGTAACCCACGACCAGGCTGAAGCCATGACGATGGCTGACAGAGTGACTGTCATTCATCAGGGAGTGCTGCAGCAGACTGCTGCACCAGGAGAGCTCTATTCAAGACCTGCAAACGTCTTCGTTGCGAGTTTTGTAGGCAGTCCTCCGATGAACCTTATCGAAGGAACTATAATCAGGAAAGACGGCAGGGCATATTTCCATGAAAAGGAGGGAAGGTTCGAAATTCCCCTCAGCAGCTCGCCCTCTGCAGAAAAGGTGCTGCTGGGAATAAGGCCAGAAGATATTCAGGTAAGCCTCACTCCAAGTGATGGCTCTTCTTCTGCTGCAAGTGTGTACGTTCAGGAGCCTCTTGGGCCTATTCAGTACCTCAGTCTTGACATGAATGGCCTGAAATTCCTCTGCCAGACAAGTTCAGACATGAAGATATCTCTGAATCAGCTTGTCTACTTCAGGTTCAGAGAAGACAAGCTTTACTTCTTTTCAGCTGATAGCGGTGTGGGTCTTTACCCCTAACCTGGTTGGTACAGAGATCTCTTCCCGAAAGTGCTTAAAAGGAGGCAAATAGCCCCCTCAGCCAGTTTGCCCCAGCTCAGAACAGATTACACATCCAGGTCTGTTTCACTCATACCTCCCAATTCCGGCAACCCTTCGGCAGACGACTCTGACGAATGTAACTACTGCAAGGGGAAGGAGTCAAGCACTCCTCCTGCGGAGCTGGTACTTATCGACAGATTCGGAGGTATAGTGAAGACATCCGACAGCGAGGAGGAGAGGCAGTCAGACTGGGTTGCAAGGGTATTCAAGAGTCCCAGGCCGATAATCTTCGACGACCCGAGCATGGGATATAGCGATGAGCCTTTGCTTGCAGAGCCTGCAACTGGCAGCCATTACATAGTCATAACATCACCCAGGCATGAGGATGCCTTTCATAGCGCTCCTGTCAACCAGATATCTAACGGGCTCCTTGCGATGCAGGAGCAGATGAAGACGCTTTACCAGGGGAAAGGAATATCTTATGTTGCAGCATATTCCAATTACAGGCCAGGAAAGGGGAGGGCTTCACATCCACAGATCGAACTTCTAAGCATAAACAGGATACCTCCGACCATAGAAAGGGAGCTTGAAGCGACGGATGAAGTATACAACGAACTCTCTCTTTGCCCGATGTGCAGAATAGTCAACGTCGAAACCGGAGGCCCCAGGCAGATACTCAGCACTGACAGCTATGTTGCGTTTGTTCCCTGGGCACCGATTCATGATATGGAGTTCTGGATAGTCCCCAGAAAGCATCAGAGAAGCTTCCTCAAGATGACCCAGAACCAGCTGAAGGAGCTTGCACTGATGATGAGGTGTACCATCGGGGGGCTTGTCAAGCTGAAGAGCAATGGTCTTAACTACAGCGTATCTTTTCACACAGCTCCAGAAAGAAAACAGCAATCTCAGTATCACTGGCACATCGAAGTCCATCCTTCAGACAGGCCTCTTGGTGCCCTCGAGGCAGGGTTCGGTGTTTATGTTATGGATAAGCCCCCTGAGGCTGCCGCTGAGAAGCTAGGAAGAAGTTCAAGAAGGGAGATGGCAGAGCTGCTGGGGGTCAAGTAAAAGTAAGACCTAGCTATCAACAGAAAATCTGAAAACTTCAAAAGAACCTTTGAGCTGCATCTTATCCATCGTTACAGTCATACCAGCCCTAAGCTCTTCAGGTCTCTTTACCTCTATCTGGCTCAGAACCTTCACTCCATTCTCCAGCTCAACCATGCCTATCACCATCGGCTCCATACCCATGAACTCCTTTGATGTAACGTTCAGCAAAGTATAGCTGAGCAGCTTTCCCTTGCGTGGCATGGGTGCATCAACTATTCTTTCGCTTCCGCAGGCTCTGCATCTTGCAGGAGGGGGAAAATACTCCTTACCACAGTCCTGACATCTGCCTCCTATAAGCTCTGAGTACCTGTCTTTGAGCCTCTCGTATGAAATGGGGTTCATACGGCCTTTCACACACCTCCCCTCAGGATTGTGATAACTGTTGTAGTATCGACCCCTCCCATGTTGTGGGTAAGTCCGATTCTGGCATCAGGAACTTGGCAGAGGCCTGCCTGGCCAGACAGCTGAAGGTATGCTTCAGCTATTTCGTACACACCTGATGCTCCAACAGGATGACCCCTAGCTTTCAGCCCGCCAAACGTGTTGATAGGCAGTTCTCCTTTAATTTCAAACCTGCCTCTCTGCGCTTCCTTCCCTGCCCTTCCCTTTTCGCAAAGTCCGATACTTTCCAGGGTCAAAGCTGAAG includes:
- a CDS encoding ABC transporter ATP-binding protein: MASVMLKNVTKYFGRNAVVKSVNLEVRDGEFMCILGPSGSGKTTILRMIAGLEKASSGEIYVGDELINDVPPKDRDIAMVFQNYALYPHMSVRDNISLPLRIRGKSKQFIDEKIKNVSEYLQIVNLLDKKPSQLSGGEQQRVALARAIVRDPKVFLFDEPLSNLDAKLRVTARGFLKRLQKELGTTSIYVTHDQAEAMTMADRVTVIHQGVLQQTAAPGELYSRPANVFVASFVGSPPMNLIEGTIIRKDGRAYFHEKEGRFEIPLSSSPSAEKVLLGIRPEDIQVSLTPSDGSSSAASVYVQEPLGPIQYLSLDMNGLKFLCQTSSDMKISLNQLVYFRFREDKLYFFSADSGVGLYP
- a CDS encoding galactose-1-phosphate uridylyltransferase, producing the protein MPQLRTDYTSRSVSLIPPNSGNPSADDSDECNYCKGKESSTPPAELVLIDRFGGIVKTSDSEEERQSDWVARVFKSPRPIIFDDPSMGYSDEPLLAEPATGSHYIVITSPRHEDAFHSAPVNQISNGLLAMQEQMKTLYQGKGISYVAAYSNYRPGKGRASHPQIELLSINRIPPTIERELEATDEVYNELSLCPMCRIVNVETGGPRQILSTDSYVAFVPWAPIHDMEFWIVPRKHQRSFLKMTQNQLKELALMMRCTIGGLVKLKSNGLNYSVSFHTAPERKQQSQYHWHIEVHPSDRPLGALEAGFGVYVMDKPPEAAAEKLGRSSRREMAELLGVK
- a CDS encoding OB-fold domain-containing protein; the protein is MNPISYERLKDRYSELIGGRCQDCGKEYFPPPARCRACGSERIVDAPMPRKGKLLSYTLLNVTSKEFMGMEPMVIGMVELENGVKVLSQIEVKRPEELRAGMTVTMDKMQLKGSFEVFRFSVDS